A DNA window from Castanea sativa cultivar Marrone di Chiusa Pesio chromosome 7, ASM4071231v1 contains the following coding sequences:
- the LOC142642757 gene encoding cyclic nucleotide-gated ion channel 1-like isoform X1, whose translation MACENHGGCVRNSFYYCNHNFGYHSVLDDFCPKNMPNAELFDFGVYLDAHQSNILESKNIPQKIFYCFCWGMRNLSSFGSNLRTSNDVWENCFVLCVTIFGLLLFLYYMGNFQTCMQRRKRRKRQEANIDMWLSKEKVPTTMKSRIIGFIHNRFDEDEDVNVENLIPDLPLELQSDVKRHICLNLLKNLNIITKNGLTKHQQLLLNICDSLKPVFYNEQSYIVKEGDPIDAVFLITYGIAWTYPSSNNGEGKHVERLDKGHFFGEELLELLLNPSSVNADNLSKLPVSSKTLKTHTKVEVFALMANDLKDIVSAFPQGILLHD comes from the exons ATGGCGTGTGAAAATCATGGTGGATGTGTCCGAAATTCTTTTTACTACTGCAACCACAACTTTGGCTATCACTCCGTTTTAGATGATTTTTGCCCTAAAAATATGCCAAACGCGGAGCTCTTTGATTTTGGAGTATATCTTGACGCTCATCAGTCTAATATCTTAGAGTCCAAAAATATTCCACAAAAAATATTCTACTGTTTCTGTTGGGGCATGCGAAATCTGAG TTCTTTTGGTTCAAACCTCCGAACAAGTAACGATGTATGGGAAAACTGCTTTGTACTTTGCGTTACTATCTTTGGCTTGTTGCTATTTCTATATTACATGGGAAATTTTCAG ACATGCATGCAGCGAAGGAAACGAAGGAAACGACAAGAAGCAAACATTGATATGTGGCTTTCCAAGGAAAAGGTCCCTACAACAATGAAAAGCCGTATAATTGGGTTCATACATAACAGATTTGACGAAGACGAAGATGTTAATGTGGAGAACCTGATCCCTGATCTTCCTTTGGAACTTCAAAGCGATGTCAAGCGCCATATCTGCTTAAATCTGCTAAAGAAT CTCAATATCATAACAAAGAATGGCTTGACTAAGCATCAACAACTTTTGCTTAACATTTGCGACTCACTCAAGCCAGTCTTCTACAACGAGCAAAGCTACATTGTTAAGGAGGGAGACCCAATTGATGCAGTATTCTTGATTACATACGGCATTGCATGGACCTATCCAAGCAGTAATAATGGTGAAGGAAAGCATGTTGAGCGTCTTGATAAAGGTCACTTCTTTGGAGaagaacttcttgaattgctttTGAATCCATCCTCTGTCAACGCAGATAACCTATCCAAACTCCCCGTTTCCTCCAAAACCCTCAAAACTCACACGAAAGTGGAAGTCTTTGCTCTGATGGCCAACGACTTGAAGGATATTGTCTCAGCTTTCCCTCAAGGAATCTTGCTCCACGATTAG
- the LOC142642757 gene encoding cyclic nucleotide-gated ion channel 1-like isoform X2 → MGKLLCTLRYYLWLVAISILHGKFSEVGQTCMQRRKRRKRQEANIDMWLSKEKVPTTMKSRIIGFIHNRFDEDEDVNVENLIPDLPLELQSDVKRHICLNLLKNLNIITKNGLTKHQQLLLNICDSLKPVFYNEQSYIVKEGDPIDAVFLITYGIAWTYPSSNNGEGKHVERLDKGHFFGEELLELLLNPSSVNADNLSKLPVSSKTLKTHTKVEVFALMANDLKDIVSAFPQGILLHD, encoded by the exons ATGGGAAAACTGCTTTGTACTTTGCGTTACTATCTTTGGCTTGTTGCTATTTCTATATTACATGGGAAATTTTCAG AAGTGGGACAGACATGCATGCAGCGAAGGAAACGAAGGAAACGACAAGAAGCAAACATTGATATGTGGCTTTCCAAGGAAAAGGTCCCTACAACAATGAAAAGCCGTATAATTGGGTTCATACATAACAGATTTGACGAAGACGAAGATGTTAATGTGGAGAACCTGATCCCTGATCTTCCTTTGGAACTTCAAAGCGATGTCAAGCGCCATATCTGCTTAAATCTGCTAAAGAAT CTCAATATCATAACAAAGAATGGCTTGACTAAGCATCAACAACTTTTGCTTAACATTTGCGACTCACTCAAGCCAGTCTTCTACAACGAGCAAAGCTACATTGTTAAGGAGGGAGACCCAATTGATGCAGTATTCTTGATTACATACGGCATTGCATGGACCTATCCAAGCAGTAATAATGGTGAAGGAAAGCATGTTGAGCGTCTTGATAAAGGTCACTTCTTTGGAGaagaacttcttgaattgctttTGAATCCATCCTCTGTCAACGCAGATAACCTATCCAAACTCCCCGTTTCCTCCAAAACCCTCAAAACTCACACGAAAGTGGAAGTCTTTGCTCTGATGGCCAACGACTTGAAGGATATTGTCTCAGCTTTCCCTCAAGGAATCTTGCTCCACGATTAG